The Pseudomonas bijieensis DNA window CGATACGCGGCAACAGCAAGGCTTGAGACAGCGGCAGATGCGGGTTGTAGGCCAGGTCGGTCGGGTATTCGGCAATCATCGAGCATCGCTCCTTTTACGCCCCATGGACGCGCTTGTGGCGGTAAAGGCCCAACGGGTCCCTGAAAAAAACTCACTTAAACTCCGAACCGAATCAGCGGTTAAAAGTTCAGAGGGATTTGCCCCGATGCATCGCGGGGATCAAAAGCCGATGCAAGGTGGTCAACAACAATAAGCACGACTCAAGCCATGTGCGTCACGGAGACCCGTCCCGATGAATATTCCCATCCCGGCTGAAACACCTGACCCGAACATCGACGACCCCACCTTGCCTCCACCCGGTCCTGATCCGGAACCGATTCCCGAGAAGGACCCGCCGCTGGACCCACAACCGCCGCTGGGTGACCCGCCGAGCGAGGCGCCGCCGGAGCGGGTTTGATCAACAGACTAGTGGATAACAAAAAACCTGTGGGAGCGGGCTTGCTCGCGAAGGCGGTGTGTCAGCCAAGGTTTTCATCGACTGACACACCGCTTTCGCGAGCAAGCCCGCTCCCACATTGAATGGTGTGTTCTGGCTGGGATCACGGTCACGGCTTGTTCTCCCTCTCCAGCGCCCGGACGATCACCGGCATCACACTGAAGATCACCAGCGCCAGCACCGTGCTGAGCACCGCCGTCGCCTCCCGGCCCAGCCCGGCAGCGACGCCGATGGCGGCGGTCATCCACAGGCCGGCAGCGGTGGTCAGGCCTTTTACATGACCTTCGTCGCCATCATTGTTCTTCAGGATCGTGCCCGCGCCGAGAAAACCGATGCCGGCGACAATGCCTTGGATCACCCGGCTCATGGCGTCGGCCTGGGATCCGGACATCTGCGGCACCAGCACGAACAACGCGGCCCCCAGGGCCACGAGCATGTGGGTGCGCACGCCGGCCGCCTTGCCCTTGTGTTCGCGCTCGAACCCCAGGATGCCACCCAGCAATGCGGCCATGACCAGGCGCACCGTGACCCGGGTCATCTGCTGGGCATCGGTGATGTCGGCGAATTCCGCCTGCAGGGTCATCCAGACTTCATGCCACCAGGCTTCCATGGACCGTCCTCTTTTCCATTCGATACATGATGGACCGCAAGCGAAGCCAGAGGTGCGCTCGACCGCTGATCAGGCGCGACGAACCCTGGCTACCGGGCTACGCCTAATGTTCAGGACATAACGAGGAAGTGCTGCCATGCCTATACGTATCGAAAACCAGACCTGCTATTTCGACAGTGCCAGTGGCCCGCAACAGCGCCCCGCCAGCCAGCTGACCATCATCACCGACCCGGACAAGGCCATGTCAGCCGTGAAGATCAATGGCGACCTGGTCTACATCACCGAGGCCGAAGCCGATGCCCTGACCGTGGCCGGCGCGACCGACGGGCGCAAGCACCTGAAGGCCACGGACAGCGGCTCGGCGATCTGAGCCCGTTGACGCCTCTGCGAGGTATTCAATCCGTCGGAGCAAAGCTTGCTCGCGATAAGAACAACACGATACCTCTTGAACCGAGGTGCCTGTATCGCGAGCAAGCTTTGCTCCCACAGATCCTTGGCACAGATGTTGTTCGCTTTCCCTCGGGTGCATCAAAGTGTCGCAGCGCCTGGGTTTCGCGGCATCTGATCCGGTTTTTATCAAAACACCTGAGTCTGTTATGCAAACAGTTCCATGGTCATAGTGCGCCGGCCAGATAGAGGCTGATGAGCGACCGACCATGAGCGATAGAATCCCCGTCCAGTTGATACAGACGTTCGAACCTGCGCCAACGAAGATAAAGGCCAGGACCACCGATAACCTGATCCACACCCGCAGCTTCACCGGTTTGTTTCGCACCTTGCGCATCAGCGGTGCCGGGGTTCTGTTCCTGCTGTTCTTCGGCACGGTGTGGCTGAACTGGGGCGGTCGCCAGGCGGTGCTCTGGGATCTTTCCGAAAGCAAATTCCACATCTTCGGCGCGACTTTCTGGCCCCAGGATTTCATCCTGCTGTCGGCCTTGCTGATCATCGCTGCCTTCGGCCTGTTCGCCGTCACCGTGTTCGCCGGGCGCGTGTGGTGCGGCTACACCTGCCCACAGAGCTCCTGGACCTGGATCTTCATGTGGTGCGAGAAAATCACCGAAGGCGAACGCAACCAGCGGATCAAGCTGCAGGCAGCGCCCTGGGGCCTGAACAAACTCGTACGCCGCAGCGCCAAGCACACGTTGTGGCTGGCCATCAGTCTGCTCACCGGCCTGACGTTCGTTGGCTACTTCACACCGATCCGCCCATTGACCGAAGAACTGCTGACCCTGCAAATCGGCGGCGTGAGCTTGTTCTGGGTACTTTTCTTTACCGCAGCCACCTACCTCAACGCCGGCTGGCTGCGTGAAGCGGTGTGCATGCACATGTGCCCTTATGCACGCTTTCAGAGCGTGATGTTCGACAAGGACACCTTGACCATTTCCTACGACACGGCCCGCGGTGAAATCCGCGGCCCGCGCAAACGCGAAGCAAACCCGGCGAATATCGGCCTGGGCGACTGCATCGACTGCCAGATGTGCGTACAGGTCTGCCCCACCGGCATCGACATCCGCGATGGCCTGCAAATGGAATGCATCGGCTGCGCAGCCTGCATCGATGCCTGCGACTCGATCATGGACAAGATGGGTTATGCCCGTGGCCTGATCAAATACACCTCCGAACACCAGTTGCAAGGCGGCAAGACTCATCTGCTGCGACCTCGGCTGATCGGCTACACCGCCGTGTTGCTGGTGATGATCGGCGCACTGGCCGTGGCGCTGGTGCAGCGGCCCATGGTGTCGCTGGACGTCAGCAAGGACCGTGGCCTGTTCCGCGAGAACAGCGCGGGCCAGATCGAGAACATCTACAGCCTGAAAGTCATCAACAAGACCCAACAGCGCCAGGATTATCACCTGTCCCTGGTGGACGGCGACGGCTTCGTCCTGCAAGGCAAGACGCAATTGAGCCTGGCCCCGGGGGAAATCGTCGATGTGCCGGTGTCGGTAGCGATGCTCAGCGAACGGCCGGGCAAAAGCTCCCAGGAGATGACGTTCAAGATCGCCGACACGGATGAGCCGGGAATCTACAGCCTCGCCAAAAGTCGTTTTGTAGCGCCGATGAATCGCTGAAGCTTTAAGATGCCGGGCACCTGCGGGAGCGGGCTTGTGGGAGCAAAGCTTGCTCGCGAAGAACGATGACGCGACCTGACGATTGATCCGTGTCGCCTGCATCGCGAGCAAGCTTTGCTCCCACGGGTTTTCCCACCGTTAAAAAGCGAAAACCATGTGTCACTCAAGACTGGGCCAGCCATGAAACGCTACGAAAAATTCGCCGACGACATCGCTGAACTGATCCGCTCGGGCATGCTGGGGCCGGGTCAACGAGTGCCGTCGGTACGCTACGCCAGCCAGACCTACGGCGTCAGCCCGTCCACCGTATTCCAGGCCTATTACCTGCTGGAACGACGCGGCATGATCCGGGCCCGGCCGCGCTCCGGCTACTTCGTCAACGCCCATGCGCCAAGCCCGTTTTCCGAGCCTGCGATCAGTAGCCAGGTGCACGAATCCACCGAAGTCGACGTCAGTGAGTTGGTGTTTTCGGTACTGGATTCGATCAAGGACCCGGCCACCGTACCCTTCGGCTCGGCATTCCCCAGCCCGACGCTGTTCCCACTGCAACGGCTGTCCCGTTCGCTGTCCAGCGCAACACGGGACATGGACCCGCGAATGGTGGTCACGGACATGTCGCCAGGCAATCCACAATTGCGTCGACAAATCGCGCTGCGCTACATGGTCGGCGGGTTGATGTTGCCCATGGAGGAGCTGCTGGTCACCAACGGTGCCCTGGAAGCCTTGAACCTGTGCCTGCAAGCGGTGACCGAGCCCGGCGACCTGGTGGCGATCGAGGCGCCGGCATTCTATGCCAGCCTGCAGGTACTGGAGCGGCTCAAGCTCAAGGCCGTGGAGATTCCCGTCCACCCGCGCGACGGTATCGACCTGGAAGTGTTGGAGCAGACACTGGAGCGCCATCCGATCAAGGCCTGCTGGTGCATGACCAGTTTCCAGAACCCCATGGGCGCAACCATGCCCGAGGCAAGGAAACAGGCCTTGGTGGAACTGCTACGCCGCCATCAGGTGCCGCTGATCGAGGACGACGTCTACGCCGAACTCTATTACGGCCAACAGGCCCCCAAGCCCGCCAAGGCGTTCGACACCGAAGGGCTGGTGATGCATTGCGGTTCGTTCGCCAAGAGCCTGGCGCCGGGCTATCGCATCGGCTGGGTCGCCGCCGGGCGCTTTGCGCAGAAGATCGAACGGCTCAAGCTCATGACCTCGCTGTGCGCCTCGATGCCAGCCCAGGCCGCCATCGCTGACTACCTGCAACACGGCGGCTATGACCGTCACCTGCGCAAACTGCGCTACGCCCTGGAAGAACAGCAAAGCGCGATGCTCGCCGCCATCGCCCGCTACTTCCCGGCCCAGACCCGCGTCAGCCAACCGGCAGGCGGTTACTTCCTGTGGCTGGAGCTGCCGGAGCAGATGGACTCGCTGAAACTGTTCCAGATGGCCCTGGCCCAGGGCATCAGCATCGCGCCGGGACCGATCTTTTCACCGACCCGGCGCTTCAGGAATTGCATCCGCCTGAACTATGGCAGCCCGTGGACCGAGGTCTCGGAAACAGCCATGGAGACGTTGGGGCGGATTATTCGGTCGTTGGTAAGCAGGCACGAGCATTGAGAATGACCTGTCAACTCTGACAGTAGAACACCCTCCGGAAATGTCTTAGCGTAGCGATGGCTGACCGAATGAGCGTCACGCGTTAGCAAAAAATCTACCTAAGGAGAAAATCGTGAACTACTTTCAAGATTTCGAGAAGGACCAAGACGGCTGGAGATTTATCCAAGGTGACGGAAAGATAGTAACGGAAGCGGGTGGTAATCATTACCTCACCGGCGATGAGTATGTAACTGATTACGGCTTACAGAAAATCTTCAAGTTGCCCTTCGAGGACAAAAGTCCAGTCACGATAAAATTCAAAATCAAAGTTCCCAAGACCGTATCCCTGAAATATTTGAGCTGTGGATTCATGAATGGCCTCACGAGTTTGGCTGTTCCGGAAAGCGATGACCAATGGCATTCGTGCGAAGCAGTCCTACCCCCTCCTCCTAGCTCAGAACTTCCTATGGTACGGATATGGGCGTACCAAGATGAGGTGAATTATCCACAGGGTATCGGGTTTGATGATATTGAAATCGTCCAGCAGCAATAACCGATGAGAGCGAAGGGAATAGTCCAACCGTTCCAATGGCGATTTACGGATGCATACATCATCGCGAGCAAGCTCGCTCCCACAGGGAACCGTATTCCAATGTGGGAGCGAGCCTGCTCGCGATAAGGGCGGAACAGACACCCCAGACCTCAGCGCCCGCCCCCCAGGTCCACAAACGTCCCGGTCGCATACGAAGCCTTGTCCGACAGCAGCCAGATAATCGCCTCGGCCACTTCGTCCGGACGACCGCCCCGGGCCATGGGAATCGCCGATTCCAGTTTGCTGACCCGATCCGGGTCGCCGCTCAGGGCATGAAAGTCGGTGTAGATGTAGCCGGGACGCACCGCGTTGACGCGAATACCTTCGCCAGCCACTTCCTTGGACAGGCCGATGGTGAAGGTGTCCAGCGCGCCCTTGGAGGCTGCGTAATCGATGTATTCACCCGGTGCCCCCAGGCGAGCAGCCACCGACGAGACGTTGACGATACTGCCGCCCTGCCCGCCATGCCGGGGCGACATGCGCAGCACCGCGTGCTTGGCACAGAGGATCGGACCCAGCACGTTGGTCTTCATGATCTTGAGAATGCGGAACTCGGACATTTCATCGAGCCGGGACTTGTGGGCCACCGTGCCGGCGTTGTTCACCAGGGCGGTGACACGTCCCAGCTCGGCATCCACCCGGTCGAACAGGCTGATCACCTCATCTTCGATGCTCACGTCGGCGCGCACGGCCATCGCCTGTGCGCCCTTGGCCCGCACCTGTTCGAGCACCTCTTGCGCGGCACTTTCATCCGATTGGTAATTGATACAGATCCGATAACCCAACTCGGCAGCCAACAGCGCCGTGGCCGCCCCGATGCCGCGACCGCCACCGGTGATGACGATGACTTTATCCACGTTTGCTTCCCCCGTTCCACGGATAGACGTCCGGCCCAAGAATAGCGTTGACCGATGCGTTTGCACAAAACGCCCGGCTCAGCGGACCAAAACGCCTGTTCAGCGGGCTATGGCCCGTAGGTCCAGGCGTCCGTCCAGCAGCGGCGGGCACCAGTAGTAACCACCGGTGATTGGCCGGCTCATGCGATACAGGCCGTCGGTGATACCGTCTTCCAGGCCACTCATGCGTCGCAGTTGTGCCTCGAAGGCATCGAGGGAGAAGCCGAACGCCAGGAACATCAGCCCTGCACGGTCACCTTCGATCCACGGCATGGAGCGACGTACCACGAACGCCTCCGGGGCGAAACTTTCCTGGGCGGTGCGCTTGACGTGGGCCGACTCCGGCGCGTCGTCGATTTCTTCGTTGTCGCTCAGGCGGCGGCCCATGATGTTGTCGCGTTCGTGGGGCTGCATCGCCGCGAAACCGTCCAGGTCATGCTGCCACTGCTGGATCGCGGCAAAACTGCCACCGCGTACCCCGTCGGCGCCCTGGGCCAGGGCGGCGGCGATGGCCGCTTCGTCATGAGGGTTTTCGGTGCCGTCTTCGTAGCCGGTCAGGTCATGGCCAGTCATATGGCGGAAGGTTTCGTTCATCTGCACCAGGCGCAGCGCCGGGGCCAGCGCGGCCTCGATGGCGCGACTGCGGTGCATCAGCTCGCCGCGGTCTTCGCCGTGCAGCCAGCACCACAGCGCGTGCTGGGTCGACGGGTTGTCCACGCCCACGCCGGCCAACGCAGGAAAGGCCCGCAGGCTTTCGACCTGGGCGCCCAGCGCCTGGACCAGCGATTCGCCGAAGCCGACCACGGCCCGCCCATCGAGCAGCGACTGGAGTTTGTCTATCGCAGCCGGCAGTGCCTCGACCGATTCCAGGGCAAAAAACAAATGACGGGCCTGAGGCGGAACAGGGGTGGCGAGAATGCCGGGCTGGTAGTAACTCATGTGAACTCCTTTAGAAAGGGCACAAGTCTACCCGGCAGCCGTGGGGGTTTGCCATGCGACACCGAGGGCGGCTGCCAAAAGATTTTCGTAGGAAGACTCCCGCGAGCCAGTCAGACGACTCGGAACCTGACCTGAGCCCGATAGCAGCCAATTGCCGAGCAACCGAAAACCTCCTAGATTGACCAGCCCCAAGATGCCCCAGGCATCGCAAGCTGCCGGATGCAGAGCGGCTTGAACCACCGCCATCCAAGGAGACGGTCCGACATGCACATGGCTAAATCGATACTCGCAGGCACTTTTTTCCTGCTCTACGGGGCGGCTCCGGGCTTTGCCCAGGATCGTATTGAAGAGGCCGTCAATGCCACGATCCAGCCATTGATGAAGCAACAGGACATCGCCGGCATGGCTGTGGCGATCACCTACAAGGGCCAACGCCATTACTTCAACTACGGCGAGGCCTCCAAGGACACGAAAAACCCGGTCACCGACCAGACACTCTTCGAAATCGGCTCGATCAGCAAGACCTTTACCGCCACCCTCGGCGCCTATGCCCAGGCCCAGGGCAAGTTGTCCCTGACGGACCCGGCCAGTCGCTTCGCCCCCGAGCTGCGCGGCAGCGCCTTCGACGGCATCAGCCTGCTCAACCTCGCCACCTACACCGCCGGCGGCCTGCCGTTGCAGTTTCCCGACGAGGCAGACCATCCGGACCGGATGTTCAGTTATTACACGACCTGGAAGCCGCTCTACCCGGCCGGCACCCAGCGGCTCTATTCAAACCCGAGCATCGGGTTGTTCGGCTATCTGGCAGCCCGCAGCATGGGCCAGTCGTTTGACGAGGTAATGGAGCGCACACTGATGCCAGGGCTGGGCCTCAAGCACAGTTATGTGCGGGTGCCACAGGCTCAGTCGGGTCGATACGCCCAAGGGTATGCAAAGGACGGCAAGCCTGTCCGGGTCGGGCCTGGTGCCCTGGACTCCGAGGCTTACGGGGTGAAGACCAGCTCATCGGACCTGATTCGCTTCGTCGAGGCCAACCTGCGCCCCGGAAAACTGGACGCCAACCTGCGCCAAGCCATCGCCACGACTCATACCGGGTTCTATAAGGTCGGTGGAATGACCCAGGGGTTGGGTTGGGAGTTCTACCCCTACCCGCTCACCGTGGATGCGCTGCTGGCTGGCAACTCGACGCAAGTCGCGATGACGCCAAACAAGGTCGAACCGCTGGATCCGCCTCGCCCTGCGCCGGTCAACGCCTGGATCAACAAGACCGGTTCCACCGGCGGCTTTGGTGCCTACGTGGCATTCGTGCCCGGAAAGGACATGGGGATCGTCATGCTTGCCAACAGGAACTACCCGAACGAGGAACGGGTGAAAGCCGCGCACCGGATCCTCACTGCACTGGACGGGAAGTAAATCGGCGGGGTTACCTGTGGCGAGGGGATTTATCCCCGCTCGAGTGCGTAGCACTCGCCGGATTCTTTGACATGCAGAAATGCTGGGGCCGCTTCGCAGCCCAGCGGGGATAAATCCCCTCGCCACAGGGAGCCTCATCGTTACTGGAAGTCAATCATCCAGCGGCTTCGGCGGCCCTGCCGGCTTGACTGCCTTGCCAGGCTTGGCACCTTTCGTATCCTTGGCCGGTGCAGGCTCTGGCGCGGGAGGTGGAGCTGGAGGTGTCGCTTCTTTTTCGGCCGCAGGCAGTTTATCGACGGTGTCGAAGAGGTCTTTCAGTTCGATCGCCCCGGAATGCTCAAGCTTCTTTTCCCCGTCCTTGCCCACCAGGATGATCTTGGTCTGCGCACCGGCGCCCAACTTGAGGGAGCGAATCAACGCCATGGTGCTTTGCGGGTCCAGGTCCTTGCCATCGCGCTGCCCAATGGTATTGAGCACGGTATAGAGCACCATGTTGCGCTCAGAAAAGCCCTGCTTGCCTGCCGGCTCATCCAAGGCCTTTTTCAGGCTCACCCAGGCAGGGTCGACCGTACTGGGCGCGATGACGATCAGGGGACGTGCCCTGCCTGCATCCGCCACCAAGGGTGAGTCTCCATCGGCAGCGAACAGGGGGCTGGCGATGGCCAGCAAGGTAGCGAAGGTCAACGACCGAATGAGCATGCGCCTCTCCTTTTGATATTTACGCTGTACTGATTGCACAGGGCGGCGATTGTTCCGCGAGAGTCGCTCGATACTGCGCCTGCCTGACTTGAAGCTTAGGCCAGGGGGGTCATTGCGCAACCAGCCAACGCGTATGGGAGGGAGAGGTATGACTGCTAGAGGTACAGTCACCGCAAACGAGTGTGGGAGCGGGCTTGCTCGCTCCCACAATGGATCTCGGTGCCAGTTCTAGAACGCCAGCTTGAACCCGATCATCGCCAACATCACCGCCAGGCACGGGCGCAGCAGTTCGTCGGAGATGCGGCCCGACAAATGACTGCCCAGGTAGATCCCTGGCAACGAACCTACCAGCAGGAACCCCAGGATGTGCCAGTCCATGTTGCCCATGCTCGCATGGCCCAGGCCAGCCACCAGAGTCAGCGGCACGGCGTGGGCGATCTCGGTGCCCACCAGGCGCTTGGTGACCAGGAACGGATAGAGGATGAACAGCGCGACAGTACCCAGCGCGCCGGCACCGATGGAGGTCAACGCGACCATCGTACCCAGCACCAGGCCGGTGATGACCGTGAGCACGTTGAGTTGCGAACCGGAGGGATTGTAGTGGCCGCCAGCACGATCATGAGCGAATTGCAGCAGGCGCTTCTTGAACAGGATCGCCAGGGCAGTGGCGAACAACACAAAGCCCAGGGCCTGCTTGATCACCGCGTTCATGGCGTCGGGGGAGCTGTGCAGGCTGCTGAGGAACCACAGCGTCAAGCCGACCGCCGGCACGCTGCCCAACGTCAGCCAGCCGGTGATGGCCCAGTCGATGTTGCGGTTTTTGGCATGAACCAGGACACCGCCAGACTTGGTAATGGCCGCATACAGCAGGTCCGTACCCACCGCGGTCGC harbors:
- a CDS encoding sulfite exporter TauE/SafE family protein, producing the protein MDFGNVGLVVAGLVVGFIVGMTGVGGGSLMTPILLWFGINPATAVGTDLLYAAITKSGGVLVHAKNRNIDWAITGWLTLGSVPAVGLTLWFLSSLHSSPDAMNAVIKQALGFVLFATALAILFKKRLLQFAHDRAGGHYNPSGSQLNVLTVITGLVLGTMVALTSIGAGALGTVALFILYPFLVTKRLVGTEIAHAVPLTLVAGLGHASMGNMDWHILGFLLVGSLPGIYLGSHLSGRISDELLRPCLAVMLAMIGFKLAF
- a CDS encoding DUF3203 family protein → MPIRIENQTCYFDSASGPQQRPASQLTIITDPDKAMSAVKINGDLVYITEAEADALTVAGATDGRKHLKATDSGSAI
- a CDS encoding DUF4174 domain-containing protein; translated protein: MLIRSLTFATLLAIASPLFAADGDSPLVADAGRARPLIVIAPSTVDPAWVSLKKALDEPAGKQGFSERNMVLYTVLNTIGQRDGKDLDPQSTMALIRSLKLGAGAQTKIILVGKDGEKKLEHSGAIELKDLFDTVDKLPAAEKEATPPAPPPAPEPAPAKDTKGAKPGKAVKPAGPPKPLDD
- a CDS encoding SDR family oxidoreductase; the encoded protein is MDKVIVITGGGRGIGAATALLAAELGYRICINYQSDESAAQEVLEQVRAKGAQAMAVRADVSIEDEVISLFDRVDAELGRVTALVNNAGTVAHKSRLDEMSEFRILKIMKTNVLGPILCAKHAVLRMSPRHGGQGGSIVNVSSVAARLGAPGEYIDYAASKGALDTFTIGLSKEVAGEGIRVNAVRPGYIYTDFHALSGDPDRVSKLESAIPMARGGRPDEVAEAIIWLLSDKASYATGTFVDLGGGR
- a CDS encoding MgtC/SapB family protein gives rise to the protein MEAWWHEVWMTLQAEFADITDAQQMTRVTVRLVMAALLGGILGFEREHKGKAAGVRTHMLVALGAALFVLVPQMSGSQADAMSRVIQGIVAGIGFLGAGTILKNNDGDEGHVKGLTTAAGLWMTAAIGVAAGLGREATAVLSTVLALVIFSVMPVIVRALERENKP
- the mapR gene encoding GntR family transcriptional regulator MpaR (MapR regulates genes involved in Pseudomonas quinolone signal (PQS) production and anthranilate metabolism), producing the protein MKRYEKFADDIAELIRSGMLGPGQRVPSVRYASQTYGVSPSTVFQAYYLLERRGMIRARPRSGYFVNAHAPSPFSEPAISSQVHESTEVDVSELVFSVLDSIKDPATVPFGSAFPSPTLFPLQRLSRSLSSATRDMDPRMVVTDMSPGNPQLRRQIALRYMVGGLMLPMEELLVTNGALEALNLCLQAVTEPGDLVAIEAPAFYASLQVLERLKLKAVEIPVHPRDGIDLEVLEQTLERHPIKACWCMTSFQNPMGATMPEARKQALVELLRRHQVPLIEDDVYAELYYGQQAPKPAKAFDTEGLVMHCGSFAKSLAPGYRIGWVAAGRFAQKIERLKLMTSLCASMPAQAAIADYLQHGGYDRHLRKLRYALEEQQSAMLAAIARYFPAQTRVSQPAGGYFLWLELPEQMDSLKLFQMALAQGISIAPGPIFSPTRRFRNCIRLNYGSPWTEVSETAMETLGRIIRSLVSRHEH
- the ccoG gene encoding cytochrome c oxidase accessory protein CcoG is translated as MSDRIPVQLIQTFEPAPTKIKARTTDNLIHTRSFTGLFRTLRISGAGVLFLLFFGTVWLNWGGRQAVLWDLSESKFHIFGATFWPQDFILLSALLIIAAFGLFAVTVFAGRVWCGYTCPQSSWTWIFMWCEKITEGERNQRIKLQAAPWGLNKLVRRSAKHTLWLAISLLTGLTFVGYFTPIRPLTEELLTLQIGGVSLFWVLFFTAATYLNAGWLREAVCMHMCPYARFQSVMFDKDTLTISYDTARGEIRGPRKREANPANIGLGDCIDCQMCVQVCPTGIDIRDGLQMECIGCAACIDACDSIMDKMGYARGLIKYTSEHQLQGGKTHLLRPRLIGYTAVLLVMIGALAVALVQRPMVSLDVSKDRGLFRENSAGQIENIYSLKVINKTQQRQDYHLSLVDGDGFVLQGKTQLSLAPGEIVDVPVSVAMLSERPGKSSQEMTFKIADTDEPGIYSLAKSRFVAPMNR
- a CDS encoding Dyp-type peroxidase, whose translation is MSYYQPGILATPVPPQARHLFFALESVEALPAAIDKLQSLLDGRAVVGFGESLVQALGAQVESLRAFPALAGVGVDNPSTQHALWCWLHGEDRGELMHRSRAIEAALAPALRLVQMNETFRHMTGHDLTGYEDGTENPHDEAAIAAALAQGADGVRGGSFAAIQQWQHDLDGFAAMQPHERDNIMGRRLSDNEEIDDAPESAHVKRTAQESFAPEAFVVRRSMPWIEGDRAGLMFLAFGFSLDAFEAQLRRMSGLEDGITDGLYRMSRPITGGYYWCPPLLDGRLDLRAIAR
- the ampC gene encoding class C beta-lactamase translates to MHMAKSILAGTFFLLYGAAPGFAQDRIEEAVNATIQPLMKQQDIAGMAVAITYKGQRHYFNYGEASKDTKNPVTDQTLFEIGSISKTFTATLGAYAQAQGKLSLTDPASRFAPELRGSAFDGISLLNLATYTAGGLPLQFPDEADHPDRMFSYYTTWKPLYPAGTQRLYSNPSIGLFGYLAARSMGQSFDEVMERTLMPGLGLKHSYVRVPQAQSGRYAQGYAKDGKPVRVGPGALDSEAYGVKTSSSDLIRFVEANLRPGKLDANLRQAIATTHTGFYKVGGMTQGLGWEFYPYPLTVDALLAGNSTQVAMTPNKVEPLDPPRPAPVNAWINKTGSTGGFGAYVAFVPGKDMGIVMLANRNYPNEERVKAAHRILTALDGK